From Archaeoglobus sulfaticallidus PM70-1:
AAATGTGCGATCGTACGCGACAAAAACGCCATCGCTATCCTTACACCACATTCTGACTACAGCCTTCTCGTTTTTGGTTATGTAATCTATGTCGATCAGCCAAGCTTTCATTTTTACATCCATGGCTTTCTAACTATTTATACTTTGATGACCGAATTTTAACGATTTTGAAAAAACCAAGAAAAGTTTATATACCATAAGGTCGGACTTTTAATTGAGGTGGTAAGAATGGGAAAACTTGCGATAGTTCTTGCAAGTGGTGAGCTTGAGAAGCTTCAGGCTGCGAGCATAATCGGTAGTGTAGCCGCAACGCTTGGCACTGAGGTGCTCGTTTTCGCAACGATGGATGGATTAATGGCTTTTAAGAAAGATGTGGTAGAAAAGAAGGCCTGGAAGGCTGGTGAACTTGGTAAGGGAATGCTACAGGCTAATGCACCGCTTTTCATAGACACATTCAAACAGGCGAAAGAAACTGGGAATTTAAAGCTCTATGCCTGCGGAATGGTCATGGACATGCTCGGTTTGAGCATGGATGAATTTGTGGATGTCTTCGATGACAAGCTCGGGGTTACAGCATTTCTCGGCATGACTGAAGGTGCTCAGGTTCTCTTCATATGAGGTGGTCGAGATGTCAAGGATAGTTGTAGATGCCAGAGGAAGCTTCTGCCCGGGACCATTGATGGAACTGGTTAAAACAATAAAAGACGCAGAGGTTGGAACAGAGATAGAAGTCCTGTCCAGCGATGAAAGTTCCGCAAAAGACATTCCCGAGTGGGTAAAGAAGGCTGGACATGAGCTTGTTGGAGTTGAAAAGAAGGGAGATTACTGGAGTATCGTTGTCAAGAAGCTGAAATAATTTATTTTTTATTTTAGAGGTGATTTTATGAAAAATATCGTTATAATTGGTGGAGGAGTTGGGGGAACTCTGGTATCAAATTACCTCTCACACAAGCTTAAAGAGGAAATTAGAGAAGGTAAGACAAAAATCACGCTCATCTCTGATAGAGATAAACAGCTTTACGAGCCCGGATTGCTTTACATGATCTTCAACAGGATGGAGGAAGGTGAGCTTTTCAAAGAGCTCACATACCTTCTGGATCCAATGATAGACCTCAAGATAGAGAGGGCAACCAAAATAGTTGCTGATGAAAACTATGTTGAAACCGAAAAGGGTAGATACGATTACGATTACCTCGTTATAGCCACTGGATCGAGAATTGTTCCGGAAGAGGTTCCAGGGCTTGTAGAGGGTGGCCACTGGTTTTACAATGTCGAGGGTGCGAGAAGGTTAAGAGATGAGCTTGCCAGGTTCAAAGGTGGAAAAATCGTTGTCAGCATAATGGGCATCCCGCACAAGTGCCCGGTAGCTCCAATCGAAGTTACCTTCATGCTGCATGACTTCTTCAAGCTGCACAGACTGAGAGATAAGGTTGAAATCCTGTACACATACCCCATAAACAGGGTTTTCACGCTTGAGAATGTTACTGAAGTTGTTGTGGAGTACTTCAACGAGAGGGGAATCAAGTACAAGACATTCTTCAACCCGATAGAGGTTGATGCCAAGAACAAGAAGATAATAACGCTCGAGGGGGAGGAGGAGCCATACGATCTGCTGATAGCAATACCACCCCACAAAGGCTCACAGCTGATAATCGATTCTGGCCTGGGAGATAGAGACGGATGGGTTCCAACAGACAGATATACTCTGAAAGTAGAGGGATACGACAACATCTACGCTGTTGGAGATGCTACGAACCTGCCAGTAAGCAAAGCTGGAAGTGTTGCTCACTTTGAGGCAGAGGTTATTTCCGAGAACATTGCTGCACAGATTAAGGGGTTGCCCCCAACTGCGAGGTATTTTGGAAAGGCTATGTGCTTCATCGAGATGGGTTTCGACCTCGGCACATACATCTGGTTTGACTACGAAACCCCACCAAAACTTGTGAAGCCAAATAAATTCATTCACTGGAGCAAGATCGCTTACAACAGGCTCTACTGGCTGACGGCGAGAGGTGTGCTGTAAACAATAAGGAGGTATTAATTATGGAGTTGACTGAAGAGGAAATTAAGAAGTTGAAGGAGCTTGCAAATAACGCGGATGCTTTAATTTCGCTATCAAGTGGTTTAGGAGAGATTCTGAAGAATCTTGCTGAGAATAAAGACGACATAAATGGAGTTATAGATAAACTTGTTTGGCTCGAGAAAAGTGGCAACCTTGAAAGCATACTTGGATTTGCCGCGCTGATAAAGATATTTCAGGATACGCTGTCTGACGAGGTTGTAGCCAAGAATGCAGAGATGATTTCAAATATAGGGCTTATAGCTTCAAAGTTCAGCAGTGATAACTCATTAAAGCTGTTCAACGCCATAGGAGATGCTATATGCAGATGTTCTGGAGAAGCTGAACCCGTTGGACTGTTCGGATTGCTTAAAGCCCTCAGAGAGCCAGAAGTTCAGAAAGCCCTTGGAATGCTCGTGAAAATCGCGAGAGAGATGGGCAAGAATATTTGAAGTAATCATTTATTCATTTATTTTTTATTTCGCTTGATTATAGCTAAACAAACTCGAAAACACAGATATGTTTTTATTTCTGAAAATTCTATCACAACCATGGCATTAGAACTGAATGGTGTTCCAGTAGATGATACCTACTGCGAGGCGTTTGATGGAATATATTCGAGGTTTATAATAACTGCAAAGCACAGATGGCTTTTGAAAAGTGCTGCTTATGGGGCCACTGCCCTGCCTTCGACTGTTTTTGGGGAGTCTGAAGGTGGAATAGACAGATGGCTTTCCCCATCTGAGACACCGGATGGCAGACATGGAGCTATCGCTCAGGTATGGGTTCAGAAAAGCAAGAAGTTCATGGATGTTCTGACAAGAGAGATGAGCAAGAGAATCCGTCAGGGAGTGCTTGTGGTCCCAACAACGAGAGTGTTCAACGCTACCGATAGCGAGACCAAGTTCGATGCAGAGCTGAATATTGGAAGATGTGGAGATGGTTATGAGTGGGAAGAGGAAATGTGGGGGAGGAAGGTTATCAGGGTGCCAATAATGTTCGGAGAGTTCATAATCGAGAGATACATCGGATATGCTGAGGGTGTAGCCGGAGGAAACATCTGGTACTTCTGCGATTCAGAAGAATCTGCCCTTGAGGCTGGAGAACTTGCTGTTGAGGCTTTGAAGGAGATAGATGGAGTTATAACCTCCTTTGGCATATGCTCAGCCGGATCCAAACCTGAGACAAAGTATCCAGAAATAGGCCCCACAACGAACCACTACTTCTGTCCAACACTCAAAAACAAGATACCCGACTCAAAGGTTCCGGATGGTGTTAAATCAATTCCAGAAATAGTCATAAACGGAATAAATCTGGATGTTCTGAAAAAGGCAATGTATGTGTGCATGGAGGTTGCATCGAAAGTTGATGGAGTGCTCAGGATATCCAGCGGGAACTATGACGGAAAGCTGGGTCAGCACAAGATATACCTGAGAGACATTATCGAGGAGTACTCCTAAATTTTTTATTTATTCTTGACTTTTGCTCTAAATTTCCACACCCTCAAGTCTCAAAAGATATTTTTTTATTTCAATGCCGGAACTGTAACCTCCTATTCCATTTTTCGCCACAACTCTATGGCATGGAATTATAACCGGAACAGGATTGTTCCTCAATGCTTTTCCAACAGCCCTGTAAGCTCTGCTGTTAATTCTATCAGCCACCTGAGAGTATGTAAGTGTTTTGCCATAGGGAATTTCAGAGACAACTTTAAGAACTTCTGATGCAAAACCATCAGACTCTATCTCAACCAGATCGCTCAAGTCCACAACTTCCCCATCAAAATAAGATCTCAGAGCATTCTCCAACCTGCTCTCAGACTTTAACCTTGCCCTTACCTTGCTGGTAGCCTTATCACCGAAACTACCAGTCTCAAACCCAGATCTAACGATATAACGATCTTCTAAAAATACCCTGAAAGTTCCAACTGGAAGATCAAAGCTTATTACTCTCATAACTCACTTTTTGAATTCATAAGAGATTTCAGCTCAGATTTCGAGCTGATTATAACTCCATTGCCAGCATCTTTCCCTCCAATCTCCCTTATTCTCCTGATTCCGTCTATCTCCTTTATGATTTTGACCACAGGCTTTGGCACGAGATGCTCCCACGCCTCGTTCTCAAGCATCCTCCTCCTTATCTCCGTTCCCTGATACTCATCTCTGTTGTACATGCTCGTGTTGACCACTTTCTTCCCGGCTTCAGTAAACAATCTTACAACAAGGGGGTTGTTCGAAAAAACAACATCAAAGGGTGGAACCATGGATATGACATGCGAAACCCACAGGCTGTTTCTGTAGATGTCCTCAAGAGGTATCAGATAAACCTTCTTATCACCAAGTTCATCTTTGAGTTCATCCAACGCACTTGAGATCATCAGAATCCTCTCTCCAGCAGTAAATGGATTCTCAAGCTCATGGCTCTCCTGAGCGCTGCCTATTCCGATTATTAGCTCATCAACTTTAGTTATTATGTTCCTTATTACCTCATGGTGTCCATAGTGATACGGCTGGAATCTGCCTATGAAGAAGCCCCTTATCAACCTCTCCCTCCTTTTTAATCTCTCGGTTTCTTGACAACCCTGTATATGTCATCTCTAAGCTTTTTGCCAGTCTTTTTCTCCCACTCATCCAGTGGGATACCATACTTTGCCTGAATCTTGTCCCTGTAAATTTCAGGTATGACATTGAACGCACAGAACGGAATTATTCTCCCATCCGGGCTTGCATAGTGAATCTCGCACCTCTTCACCCTCTCGATGTCATAGTTGTACAGATCCTGGAAGTGCATCATTCCTATGAATAGTGCTTTAACGTGGAAGTCACCAAGAGTGGAGTAATCGTGCTTCACGAGAACATCAAACAGTATTTTAGCAAAATCAAATCCTTTTGGAGCATTCGAACTATCTACAAACTTCCTCAAATCGATGACGCTCTTTAAAGCCCGAATTGTCTTGATCTTGCTCGACTTCATAACTTCTGACTTTTCGTTGAGGTACTCAAAAAGCCCTTCCACATCGATGAACCTCGTTATCGGGATCATCCTGCCATTTTCCTTAAAAACATATGTCGCCATCCCACACGCCCAGTGAGTTGTCAGCTCGTACTGTGGATGGCCAGTTATCGCCTCAACGAAGTGAGACATCGGTGCTACACTTGGAACTGGATAGAAATCTTCCCTGCTTATCTCCCCATCAGTCTGCTCTTCTATCTTCTTTATCGCATCTGGAATCGTTATCCTGACTTTCTCTCTCTCCCTTCTAGGCATGCTTCCTACGAGGCTGACGGGCTGGAAGTTAACCCCCCTGACAACATCAATATTATCAACACCAAACCTGATTATGTCTCCAAGCTGATGATCGTTAACACCTTTAATAACAGTTGGAACTAAGACTATGCCCAGTTCAGCCCTCCTGCAGTTCTCCAAAATTTTGGGTATCTCATTATGATTCTTCGGGTTCGTTTTCTCATCAACCCCATCAAATGACAGGTAAACGGTGTTGCATCCGGCAAGCCTGACCTTTTTTGGCAGTTCCGGGTCGAGGGCTAACCTTATGCCGTTGGTATTCAGCTGAATATGATCTATTCCTTCCTCCTTTATCGCCTTTATGATATCAACTAGATCCTCCCTCAGCGTGGGCTCACCACCGGTAAGCTGAACGGCATTTGCAGGCACGGGCTTCAGACTTCTGGCGGTTCTAACCATCTCCCTTATTTGATCAATTGTTGGCTCATACACATAACCGGCCCTTTTTGCATAGAAGAAGCAGTACCAGCAGGCAAGATCGCATCTGTTTGTCAGGACAATGTTCAGCAAAGCAGTCTGACTCATGTGATCTTTGCAAAGCCCGCATGTAAACGGACACTTTGCATCATATATCTGAGGATTTTCGATACCGGGCCCATCATGAGCGAATTTGTAAGCCTTCCTGAACATCTCTGCGTCTCCCCAGTAAACCTCGACAAACTCACCATGCTCCTCACAGGTTTTTTTGATCATAACCTTGCCATCTTCCTCGTAAACCGTAGCGTTGATGATTTTAATGCACTCGGGACAAAGTGATGTCGTGTTATATGGTAAAATGTCCTTCGCAACTGATTGAGAATCAATTTTTGATTTCATGTTCATACCTCCGCGCTGATAATTTTATTCTATAAATCTGATAAGAATTTCCCATAAATTTAAAATCCGAAAGAGATATATCAAGGTTTCGTTGCTTTGATTTATGCTTAATATAATCGCCCTGATCATCAAAACAATCTGGCTGCTCATTCCCGCTTACACACCAAACAATTTCGCGGTCGTTTTTGGTGGAGGCATGCCTATAGATTTCAGAAAAAAATTCATAGATGGCAAGAGAATCCTCGGTGATGGAAAAACTATACGGGGATTCGTATTCGGGGTTATGGGCGGTATCCTGTGTGGGATGATTCAATACAAGATTGAGCCAATCTTCAATTTGAATTTGTTCTCATCTCTCAGCATTTTCGATGCTTTCTGCTTAATCTTTGCACTCTCTTTTGGCTCTTTAAGCGGAGATGTTTTCGGGAGCTTCATAAAGAGGAGGGCTGGAATAGAACGGGGAGGTGTTTTTCCGGTATTCGATCAGCTAACCTTCCTTGCTGTATCGCTCTTATTCGCTTATCTCATCTCCCCACACTTCAGCAGTCTGTTTACAAGAGAGGTGATAGTCACGGGACTTATTGTCACACCAGTACTTCACCTGATCGCAAACATTATAGCTTTCAAGCTCGGGCTCAAGAATGTGCCATGGTGAGAAAAATGGATGAGCTGAAGCGTGAGATCGTGAAAAAGCTCATAGAAAATGGATCGCTCAAATTTGGTGAGTTCGTTCTCTCATCCGGAAAAAAGAGCAGCTACTATGTTGATGTCAAAAAGAGCCTGACAGATCCGGACTTCCTAACCCTGATATCGAAAACCATGCTCAGGCTTGCTGAAGATTGCAGACTGAATTTCGACAAGATCGCATGTATAGAGCTTGGCGGCGTCCCATTAGCAGTTGCACTCTCAATCACATCAAACAAACCATACATAATCTTCAGGAAAAAGAAGAAGGAGTATGGGGTCACTTCTGACCTTATAGGGGAAATAAATGGAGAGAGGTTTGTTGTGGTTGAGGATGTAACAACAACTGGCTCATCCGCATTATCTGTTGTCGAGAGAGTTATGGAGAGAGGAGGTAAAGTATTAGGAGTGCTGGTTGTTGTTGACAGAGAAGAGGGTGCTGAAGATGTCTTCAAAGAAAAGGGGATAGGGTTCATTCCATGCCTGAAAGCCAGCGAGCTTATGAAGTACTCTAAAGCATAAACATTAAACAACTCTAATGATCTCCTCCAGGCTCTCCTTTCTAATTTCAATTCCAGCATCTTTCAGATAGCTTATAACCATATCCATATCCAATTCAGGGTTGAACCTGTAATTCTTCAGAGATTCGATAAGGATTTCTTTGTCCATATCCTCAAAACCAAGAATCCCCGATACAACATCCATATCCAGACTCCCGTCAAATTTCCAGTAATGATCAATGAACTCATTGAAAAGGTCCTTATTCAACCTGTACGAATCTGTATTGACCGCGAGAGTGCAGCACAGAAAATCGCCCAAGCACTCATTGAAGTACTCAACATCATATCCTTTCTTTGCCAGAATTGTGAGATATGGTTCCCATATCGCTATACCATCGATCTGACATTTTTCAAAGCTCTCGATCATCTTCTCAGGAGATTTGAAATAGATTACCCTGCCAGAAATATCCTTTTTGTCCATGTATCTCCTCAAATTTCTGTCCATCGTTGACATTTCTGATGCACCAAATATCGCGTTTCTCAAAGCTTTAATCGCTATTCCACTTCCATTCTGTGCTATTGCCGAAACTATCCTGATGTTCTTCATCAGTATTCCCATGAGAACCTGGGTCAGTAAAGGACTTCCAGCCAGATCCACCCTTCCCTGACTCAAAGCCTTCGTTAGCTCTATTGCATCATCAAACACCCTGACTATCATCCCGCAATCCAGTGCGGATTTTATCAGGTAAGCATACTCAGTGGATTTCAGCACGCCAACTCTCAGAATACCCTCAACAGGGTTGGGATACATCTTAACACTCCAGACCCTGTAGGATCTGGATGATACCTGCTCTCTGACTATCTTCCTTTTAGATTCAAGATTGCTTAGAATTTCAGAGACCGTAGATTTAGAGAGGTCGAGAATAGATGGTATCTCGCTCTGAAGTATTCCCTTCTCACCAACCTCCTCAAGAAGCCTTATTATCCTCTCTTCTGCAAGCACAGTTCATAGTTGTATCAGGCATAGATAAAGCTATGCTTCAACAGCAATCGTCCTGCCAGCCTTAATCTTCTCTCCCTCTTTAACAACAAAGGCATAACCATCAGGAATCTCCAGAACAACTCTCGACCCAAACTTTATGATCCCTATTTTCTGACCTTTCTCCACAAAATCCCCCTCTTTGACATAGCAGTTTATCCTCCTCGCAAAAAACCCAGCAATCTGAATAACCCTGAACAAACCTTTCTCATTCCTTATAAATATCTCATTCCTCTCGCTGAAGTCGTTTCTCCTGTAGGCGGGGATAAAACTCCCCTTTTTATAAACTACCTTCTCCACAACCCCGCTTACTGGAGCCCGATTAACATGGCAATCAAAAGGACTCATGAAGATCTCTATCCTCCTCTCTCCAACAAAATCCACCCTGCCATCAGCCGGAGATACAATCCCTTCACCGATATCCCTCGGTGGATCCCGAAAAAATAAGAGTGTGAAAAGCAACGAAAACAAAGATAGTATAATAAGAAAAACGAGATGGTCTGAGTTCAAAATGAAATTGATGAGAAACAGGACTGTTATCATGGTTATTTCTGCATATATGAGCCTCAATCCGCTCCTGTCTATCACACCAACCACCAAAATTAGTCTGATTTCTTCATGAACCTTAAATATTTCTCCTCAAGAATATCCTTCAAATCATATATCAGATCTGCAAGCTCCGGCAGTATTCGAAAGACGGTTAGCGAGATCAGGATTAAAGCCAGAGTTGCGAGAATCTTGGAAATTATGTGATGGGCTATGTAAAAACTATTCTCACCAAACCAGGAGTAGCCAAAGCTGACGGTTATGAAAACATTCCTCAAAAGGTTGAGTACATATATCACCGGTACGGAAACCATGAACGCCTTCAGTTTTCTGCTCCAGTCTGCCCTCATTCCAAGTGTAGCCCCAGCAAAAAGGGCTATACTCTCTATTCCGGTGCATGCGAGAATTATCTCAACGCACTTGCCGTTAAGATAGAGAATCCTGTCGCCGTACATCTGAATGTTGTAGCCAAGAAAGTTGGCGAGCATAACAGTCAGTTGAGCAGTTTTGGATATTAGAAAATCTCCAAGAAATCCATTCATCGCAAATGGGAAGTAAAATATGGCTGAAAGGGCTGAAAATGCACTCAAATTCAGAAAGGTATTCAGCCTGCTGACATCCCTTTCAGCGATTATGGCTATTCCAATTAATGTAAAAAGTATGAACGCTGAAACTATTATCACGGAGTTGAAATAATCTCCTATGTCAAGATAATACGGCAGCTTCGTTATCCAGCCAAAGCCAAACAGTATCCATGAAAAACCGCCGATAATGCTGTTTTTTGATATAACGAATGCGAACATCAGGGCTGCTGAGATTACAATGATAAAATCCATGAAGCAAAAAGATTTAACTCAGATACTTAAACAATTCGTTTGTAATGTTCGATTTACATATCCACTCAAACTACTCCGACGGAAGTTCTCCAATAAGAGATATTGCAAAAAAGG
This genomic window contains:
- a CDS encoding DsrE/DsrF/DrsH-like family protein; amino-acid sequence: MGKLAIVLASGELEKLQAASIIGSVAATLGTEVLVFATMDGLMAFKKDVVEKKAWKAGELGKGMLQANAPLFIDTFKQAKETGNLKLYACGMVMDMLGLSMDEFVDVFDDKLGVTAFLGMTEGAQVLFI
- a CDS encoding sulfurtransferase TusA family protein; this translates as MSRIVVDARGSFCPGPLMELVKTIKDAEVGTEIEVLSSDESSAKDIPEWVKKAGHELVGVEKKGDYWSIVVKKLK
- a CDS encoding NAD(P)/FAD-dependent oxidoreductase — translated: MKNIVIIGGGVGGTLVSNYLSHKLKEEIREGKTKITLISDRDKQLYEPGLLYMIFNRMEEGELFKELTYLLDPMIDLKIERATKIVADENYVETEKGRYDYDYLVIATGSRIVPEEVPGLVEGGHWFYNVEGARRLRDELARFKGGKIVVSIMGIPHKCPVAPIEVTFMLHDFFKLHRLRDKVEILYTYPINRVFTLENVTEVVVEYFNERGIKYKTFFNPIEVDAKNKKIITLEGEEEPYDLLIAIPPHKGSQLIIDSGLGDRDGWVPTDRYTLKVEGYDNIYAVGDATNLPVSKAGSVAHFEAEVISENIAAQIKGLPPTARYFGKAMCFIEMGFDLGTYIWFDYETPPKLVKPNKFIHWSKIAYNRLYWLTARGVL
- a CDS encoding DUF1641 domain-containing protein, with protein sequence MELTEEEIKKLKELANNADALISLSSGLGEILKNLAENKDDINGVIDKLVWLEKSGNLESILGFAALIKIFQDTLSDEVVAKNAEMISNIGLIASKFSSDNSLKLFNAIGDAICRCSGEAEPVGLFGLLKALREPEVQKALGMLVKIAREMGKNI
- a CDS encoding formylmethanofuran--tetrahydromethanopterin N-formyltransferase, encoding MALELNGVPVDDTYCEAFDGIYSRFIITAKHRWLLKSAAYGATALPSTVFGESEGGIDRWLSPSETPDGRHGAIAQVWVQKSKKFMDVLTREMSKRIRQGVLVVPTTRVFNATDSETKFDAELNIGRCGDGYEWEEEMWGRKVIRVPIMFGEFIIERYIGYAEGVAGGNIWYFCDSEESALEAGELAVEALKEIDGVITSFGICSAGSKPETKYPEIGPTTNHYFCPTLKNKIPDSKVPDGVKSIPEIVINGINLDVLKKAMYVCMEVASKVDGVLRISSGNYDGKLGQHKIYLRDIIEEYS
- a CDS encoding methylated-DNA--[protein]-cysteine S-methyltransferase; translated protein: MRVISFDLPVGTFRVFLEDRYIVRSGFETGSFGDKATSKVRARLKSESRLENALRSYFDGEVVDLSDLVEIESDGFASEVLKVVSEIPYGKTLTYSQVADRINSRAYRAVGKALRNNPVPVIIPCHRVVAKNGIGGYSSGIEIKKYLLRLEGVEI
- a CDS encoding nicotinamide-nucleotide adenylyltransferase; its protein translation is MRGFFIGRFQPYHYGHHEVIRNIITKVDELIIGIGSAQESHELENPFTAGERILMISSALDELKDELGDKKVYLIPLEDIYRNSLWVSHVISMVPPFDVVFSNNPLVVRLFTEAGKKVVNTSMYNRDEYQGTEIRRRMLENEAWEHLVPKPVVKIIKEIDGIRRIREIGGKDAGNGVIISSKSELKSLMNSKSEL
- the tes gene encoding tetraether lipid synthase Tes; protein product: MKSKIDSQSVAKDILPYNTTSLCPECIKIINATVYEEDGKVMIKKTCEEHGEFVEVYWGDAEMFRKAYKFAHDGPGIENPQIYDAKCPFTCGLCKDHMSQTALLNIVLTNRCDLACWYCFFYAKRAGYVYEPTIDQIREMVRTARSLKPVPANAVQLTGGEPTLREDLVDIIKAIKEEGIDHIQLNTNGIRLALDPELPKKVRLAGCNTVYLSFDGVDEKTNPKNHNEIPKILENCRRAELGIVLVPTVIKGVNDHQLGDIIRFGVDNIDVVRGVNFQPVSLVGSMPRREREKVRITIPDAIKKIEEQTDGEISREDFYPVPSVAPMSHFVEAITGHPQYELTTHWACGMATYVFKENGRMIPITRFIDVEGLFEYLNEKSEVMKSSKIKTIRALKSVIDLRKFVDSSNAPKGFDFAKILFDVLVKHDYSTLGDFHVKALFIGMMHFQDLYNYDIERVKRCEIHYASPDGRIIPFCAFNVIPEIYRDKIQAKYGIPLDEWEKKTGKKLRDDIYRVVKKPRD
- a CDS encoding CDP-2,3-bis-(O-geranylgeranyl)-sn-glycerol synthase, encoding MLNIIALIIKTIWLLIPAYTPNNFAVVFGGGMPIDFRKKFIDGKRILGDGKTIRGFVFGVMGGILCGMIQYKIEPIFNLNLFSSLSIFDAFCLIFALSFGSLSGDVFGSFIKRRAGIERGGVFPVFDQLTFLAVSLLFAYLISPHFSSLFTREVIVTGLIVTPVLHLIANIIAFKLGLKNVPW
- the pyrE gene encoding orotate phosphoribosyltransferase is translated as MDELKREIVKKLIENGSLKFGEFVLSSGKKSSYYVDVKKSLTDPDFLTLISKTMLRLAEDCRLNFDKIACIELGGVPLAVALSITSNKPYIIFRKKKKEYGVTSDLIGEINGERFVVVEDVTTTGSSALSVVERVMERGGKVLGVLVVVDREEGAEDVFKEKGIGFIPCLKASELMKYSKA
- a CDS encoding transcriptional regulator: MLAEERIIRLLEEVGEKGILQSEIPSILDLSKSTVSEILSNLESKRKIVREQVSSRSYRVWSVKMYPNPVEGILRVGVLKSTEYAYLIKSALDCGMIVRVFDDAIELTKALSQGRVDLAGSPLLTQVLMGILMKNIRIVSAIAQNGSGIAIKALRNAIFGASEMSTMDRNLRRYMDKKDISGRVIYFKSPEKMIESFEKCQIDGIAIWEPYLTILAKKGYDVEYFNECLGDFLCCTLAVNTDSYRLNKDLFNEFIDHYWKFDGSLDMDVVSGILGFEDMDKEILIESLKNYRFNPELDMDMVISYLKDAGIEIRKESLEEIIRVV
- a CDS encoding phosphatidylserine decarboxylase yields the protein MVGVIDRSGLRLIYAEITMITVLFLINFILNSDHLVFLIILSLFSLLFTLLFFRDPPRDIGEGIVSPADGRVDFVGERRIEIFMSPFDCHVNRAPVSGVVEKVVYKKGSFIPAYRRNDFSERNEIFIRNEKGLFRVIQIAGFFARRINCYVKEGDFVEKGQKIGIIKFGSRVVLEIPDGYAFVVKEGEKIKAGRTIAVEA
- the artA gene encoding archaeosortase A gives rise to the protein MDFIIVISAALMFAFVISKNSIIGGFSWILFGFGWITKLPYYLDIGDYFNSVIIVSAFILFTLIGIAIIAERDVSRLNTFLNLSAFSALSAIFYFPFAMNGFLGDFLISKTAQLTVMLANFLGYNIQMYGDRILYLNGKCVEIILACTGIESIALFAGATLGMRADWSRKLKAFMVSVPVIYVLNLLRNVFITVSFGYSWFGENSFYIAHHIISKILATLALILISLTVFRILPELADLIYDLKDILEEKYLRFMKKSD